One Clarias gariepinus isolate MV-2021 ecotype Netherlands chromosome 5, CGAR_prim_01v2, whole genome shotgun sequence genomic region harbors:
- the mnx2a gene encoding motor neuron and pancreas homeobox 2a: MDKSKNFRIDALLAGESQRRRARDSDVLDVEATLCKRADSSPLRSSASVLQQQTGIVPKPGLLTIPHPGLSALSQGSLAGMYPGPVCSLSALGAQHAAFPYPAFTPPHPEQLKAAAVAGHFPFEQWIRASIMVPRLAEFNGSPQSGLMGKCRRPRTAFTSQQLLELENQFKLNKYLSRPKRFEVATSLMLTETQVKIWFQNRRMKWKRSRKAKEQAAQLEADGNQQSKRSSKPGDPRRCSTQDDDEELEAEEEEDEDEGFGGALNGSVGLPHSSDFLQHSSELSYSSHSSYSDDELEEIGADRKIGVGL; this comes from the exons ATGGACAAGTCGAAGAACTTTCGGATCGATGCTCTGTTGGCAGGAGAGTCACAGCGCAGGAGAGCCCGGGACTCTGATGTACTCGATGTTGAAGCCACGCTGTGTAAAAGAGCAGACAGCTCTCCGCTCCGGAGCAGTGCCAGTGTCCTCCAGCAGCAGACAGGAATCGTTCCCAAACCCGGCCTGCTGACCATCCCTCATCCCGGACTTAGCGCGTTGTCTCAGGGCTCGCTCGCAGGGATGTACCCGGGCCCGGTGTGCTCTCTGAGCGCGCTGGGAGCGCAGCATGCTGCCTTCCCGTATCCCGCCTTTACTCCGCCGCATCCCGAGCAGCTGAAGGCCGCCGCGGTGGCGGGACATTTCCCCTTCGAGCAGTGGATCCGCGCAAGCATCATGGTGCCGAGACTCGCCGAGTTTAACG GCTCTCCTCAGTCAGGCCTGATGGGAAAGTGCCGTCGACCTCGAACTGCCTTCACTAGTCAGCAGTTACTGGAACTAGAAAACCAGTTCAAACTGAACAAGTATCTGTCCCGACCAAAGCGCTTTGAAGTGGCCACTTCACTAATGCTGACCGAAACACAG GTAAAAATCTGGTTCCAAAACCGACGGATGAAATGGAAACGCAGCCGCAAAGCCAAAGAGCAAGCGGCACAGCTGGAGGCCGATGGCAATCAGCAGTCCAAACGCTCCAGCAAACCTGGAGACCCTCGGCGCTGCAGCACACAGGACGATGATGAGGAGCTGGAAGCAGAGGAAGAAGAGGATGAAGATGAAGGATTCGGCGGTGCTCTAAACGGCAGTGTGGGCCTGCCTCACTCCTCAGACTTTCTCCAGCACAGCTCTGAGTTGAGCTACAGTTCTCACAGCTCTTACTCAGATGATGAGCTGGAAGAGATTGGCGCAGACAGGAAGATTGGAGTAGGGCTATGA